Proteins from one Chroococcidiopsis sp. CCMEE 29 genomic window:
- a CDS encoding protein-glutamate O-methyltransferase CheR: protein MTESLTSQCPVNLPETSPEFEALLDYLKQNRGCDLTGYKRSTLMRQFEHRMQCINIDSYQRYLQYLQCHAEEHLALLNDVLINFTDFFRDRNAWTYLATEIIPKIISSKQTDESIRVWSAGCASGEETYSLAMLLAEALGIEQFQQRVQLYGTDVDPDAVIQARNGYYSAHAVEAIPAALREQYFERTTDGYLWRTDLRRSMIFQCHDLIQAPPFPRIDLLVCRNTFIYFTELAQIRALVRFHFSLRNNGFLLLGQTENLFTNAQRSLFTPVARRARVFTKVPDAHRNPRLLSLAFKQ, encoded by the coding sequence ATGACCGAATCCCTAACCTCCCAATGTCCAGTGAATCTACCTGAAACCAGTCCAGAATTTGAAGCGTTGTTAGACTACCTCAAGCAAAACCGAGGGTGTGACTTGACGGGCTATAAACGCTCAACTTTGATGCGGCAGTTTGAGCACCGGATGCAATGCATCAACATTGATAGTTATCAGCGCTACTTACAGTATTTGCAATGCCACGCTGAAGAACATCTTGCTCTCCTCAACGATGTTCTGATTAACTTCACTGATTTTTTCCGCGATCGCAACGCTTGGACTTATCTAGCGACCGAGATTATTCCTAAAATCATTAGCAGCAAGCAGACAGATGAATCAATTCGGGTTTGGAGTGCAGGGTGTGCTTCGGGAGAAGAAACCTATTCGCTGGCAATGCTACTGGCAGAAGCACTGGGAATAGAACAATTTCAGCAACGGGTGCAGCTTTATGGAACGGATGTCGATCCTGATGCCGTGATCCAAGCCCGTAACGGCTACTATTCAGCTCATGCAGTTGAGGCAATTCCTGCGGCTCTGCGAGAGCAGTATTTTGAGCGTACAACCGATGGTTACCTCTGGCGAACCGATTTACGCCGCTCAATGATTTTTCAGTGCCACGATCTCATTCAAGCACCACCTTTTCCACGAATTGACTTGCTCGTTTGTCGCAATACGTTCATCTACTTTACGGAATTGGCTCAAATTCGGGCACTGGTTCGCTTTCATTTCAGTTTGAGGAATAACGGATTTCTACTGCTAGGACAGACAGAAAACCTATTCACCAATGCTCAAAGGTCGCTTTTCACACCTGTCGCTCGACGCGCCAGAGTTTTTACAAAAGTGCCAGATGCCCATCGAAATCCACGCTTGTTATCGCTCGCCTTCAAACAGTGA